A window of Phaseolus vulgaris cultivar G19833 chromosome 4, P. vulgaris v2.0, whole genome shotgun sequence genomic DNA:
CAGGCTCAATCACTACTGACTTCATGTCATCAGCATTTTCATCCATGGGTACCATTAAAGCATTACCAGAGGCAGGTAACtccttttttaaatatatagacTCAGAGTTTTCAGCAGTTGGAGAGGTCTTTTGCACTAGTATTCCTGTACCTGTTGCTTTCTCCACACTAATATGGTTCTCATTATCCACACTTGAAGTTAAATCAGGCTTCTTTTCACCTGATTCGTTTTCTGACTCAACATTGGTAAAAGGTTTTGAAACCAACATTTTCTCATTCTCAATGATCTCCTCTTTCATGTGATCAACCTTCTGATCATCATCAAAAGAGGAAGCCCTTGGCTTTAGTTTAGAGTCTGAAACTCCAGCGTCTGCATTACTCTCCTTTTTAGGAGTCAGTATAGTTACAGAAGCATCTTCTATGGTTTCGGGCCGTAAGCATGGACCTTCAACATTTTGTAACAAATCTGTAGAGGAGACATTTATACGAGTATCGTGGGAAGATGAAATGGTTTCACCATCCCCTGGAAAATCACGTGACACTGTCATGGCAGGATGCCtcaattcattttttatctGCGATGAATCAACTGTATTCAAAGGATGCTCTCCTGTAGCCCTACCATTCAACTCTGAAAGAGTGCGAACAGCTGCTTCACCAGAATGCTTTAACTTTAAATCATTGCCAGAGCATTGTTCATCTCCTGCAGGAGACGACTTTCTCTCGGGGGATGCCACAGGTGATGCATTTTCCGATCTGGATATTTCCCCCGCAGCCACAGTAGCAAGTAGGTTCATCCCATCATCTCCATGGGAAACGGATGAACTTGCTTCAGAAAATTTTACACAGCTTTCAACCAATGCATTCATGGGGCTTAAAGAAGCATCATAAGTCTGCCCTGATCTGGAAACAAATCCAGATGGCAAACTAGTTGGTTTTGATGTTTCTAATACCTTGTCACTATCTTCAATTGCCCTGCATCGCTCATCAACTATTGGAGTGCCCTTATTTTCATCACCAATCAAAGCTTCATTAGCATCACAAGATTCATTTATCATATTTGACACATGGGTCAGCAAACACTCGGTCTTAGTTTTCAATCTTCTGTCCTGATTATCATTCAGGTCAGCAGGAGACAAAGCTTTACTGCTCGTTGTTGCTGGTTCTTCAAAAGAGCCTCCGCTAGCTCCCCTTGAAGGACTGCGACCAGTGTTTGGCAACCTGAGAATCAATCGCTGGTTATTCCCTTGATCGGCAAGGGGCTGGTCAACTGATTTTTCATGGGATGCTCGAGTTGGTGATACTTTCTCAGTCGGTGAATTTCTGGTTGAAATTTTTGCAGAGTTGTGCTCCTTCTGACCTACTGCACCAGGCCCGTGGATACCATTGCTTGACTTGCGAGTTCGAGATGCACAACCATGAATTTTACTAGCACTCATTGACACTGCAGTGGAGCTCTTCGCATCTTCCCTGCAAGAACCAATAGTTTTAGCATGTTCACTAGAACAAGTTATACTGTTATTTTGAGATTGACTGGAACTGCTGCTCCTCTCCTCTTTGATAGGTGTCAGAGGCAGATCTGCCGTTGCAGCTCCAACAAAGACTTTACTGTTTTGATCTTTTGAGTTCATGCCCACTGAGGTAGTCAATGATTTAGTAGAGCCAGGAGATGAAGACTTGGACAAAGCTTCTCCAGAACTTAACTTAGATTGGGAACTTTTAGATAATGAGGGTTGAATAGCAGGGCTCTTCACAACGTTATCAGAGGATCCCCCTGTTTTCCTATTTCCAACATGAGGAGACTCAGAGTTTGCTGGCTTTGCTGGCCAAGAAACAGCACGGTTCGAACCAGACTTTGAATCATTCATGTTCATTTCAGCTTCCACACGCCTCTTCCATGTGTCTACTAAACTCCTAGCTTTCCTCTGAATTTCAGCATTTTTGTGGGTGCGTAAATGATTGACAGACTTTCCAACATTACAGGTCTGCAGTGCATGAAGGTTCACAGGAAGCTTATCCAATGCACGCAGTAAAGCTAACAAAAATTCATCAACAGACTTATCACTTTCTTTGGGCATATTCCCATCACCAATTTTGCCCTTATGGACCTCCTGCAGCCATTCATCCAACACAGGTAAACCCCTGAGCTGTACAAACCAACCCAGACAGTCGTACCGGTCTGTAAGTGCAATTACATCGACAAGCATTATCCGCCCAggtaaatctatttttttatcagcgcTGTCAGGCTGCATAAGCTGTACCAGTTTTTCAACTCCTTCAAAGTCCACAAGCCCACCTTTATCAGTTATTTTAGCAATCTCAGACTTTAACATGCTCTCCGGTCTAAACTGACCAGAGTCTCCATCTTCAATCTTAAATAACCGCTCCTTTTTAGATGAATCAGAACCCTGATCCCGCTCTCTCTTTTTACCCTTACCCTGTGCACCAAAGGAAGAACTATTTTGTATGTTGTCAGAACCAGATTTCAATGACTGTGTTGATGCTGGACCATTCAAGGGTTTTGGAGAACGGCCTCCTGACTGCACAGCCCCATGCATTTCTAGTTTTGTCTTATCTAATAGCTGGTTAACTTCTTCCTGTTGTTCCTAAATTCATCAACAGAccaaaaaaatgtataaataaaatcattatataCAATATAACAGGACGGAAAGAGAATATAAGAAAACTAACATTAAGGTAGTCCTTATCAGTTAGCCACCATAAACAGTTGTTCTCAATGTCATAAACTCGTCGACAGACAAATGCGGATATCCCTGAAGGAAGTTCAACACCTTTACGAAGAAACGCGACTTTACACGGATGGAGTAATGATGCAGCAGGTGTTTCATCCTTGTGAAAGGAGTAAAAAACTTCGTTCGGTGCAGCTTCCAGCACAATTCCTTTAGCAAGTTTCAAATCAGCAGGTCGGTAAAGCCAATGCACTTCTAAACTTGGACTTTCTTGTTTATCATACGATAACTTGCGAATTATTCCAATAAAAGGAGGGGAGTCCCTAGGTGGCTTGAAGAGTGCACAATCACCAGCGCGAATCTTGCGTCCATCCTACAATGATCATAAACAgtgattaaataaaataaatctacTACTAATCAAGCAAAAGGCAATGGCTGTGAATAGAAATATATTATGAACGTTGTTGAAGCAAATAAAATTAAGAGAAGAATCCCAGTGTAGAAACAATAACAGATAACAAAGTAATTAGTTATCAAATGCAGACAGCAACCATTACAAACAACAAAAGGTCGAAGATAGGAATTGGCTATATATGGAGAAATTCAGAATCAGATACCAAGCATACAATTTACACACTGGATTTAAAATCGTATTACAAGTTTTAGCAAAAACGAGAATTCTTAAACAAAGTTTGCCACTCAAATGTTATCATTAATACATTAAATAACACAGTAGACCAGTAAATGTCATAAAGGCGGAACCATCCACTAGATTTCACCCAAAAATACCAGTTGGAAAATAAAGTCTAGTAAAAAATAATGTAGCAAACCATGAATCAAACCATCAAAATACAGGTAGAACACAAGCTTTAAAAAAATCAGAGAGAAAAAGATAACATTTTCCCCAAATCAACAAAGACGAATCCCGTACCAAAACCCCAACAACAACTTCCGTTCAAACGTAGAGGAAATTTCCATCATTCACACACAAGTAATCtccaaaatccaaaaaaaaaaacaaataaataaaaacccaCGACTCGTCTGGATTAAGATCGAGGAAAACGAAGACCCACAAGCGATAAAAACCTTTACCATCACAGTAAACAAAACCAGAAAATTAGGTCAAACCGAAAAAACACGAACACAAAAATTTGAAACAATCAAGTTCCCCGAGTTTCTTCAATTAAGATCAGAACTAcactttttaatgaaaaaaattgagaaaatcGAGAGACAGTCGAAGAACCAAAAAAGGGTGTGTAGAGAAAATTGAGCGAAAAGGCAGCGAAAGATTACAAACGGtttagatttatatttatatatatttatatatactttGCATATAAATTGAGACGGTGAAGAATCGATGGCTACAGTGGTCGCGTTAGCAGGTACAGGCCACATGTGCCGATTGTGTTTCCACTGGTCACCAGCACACCCATGCATAATCCTCCATCTTCCGTGTCGATCCCAGCTTCGTCCCTGAAAAGAAACATCAATTCGAAACCGAATTCGCACGCCTCGTCCTGGAAACCCTAGATTTGGAAGGAGCGCAGAAGGGGGAAACCCTAGATCAAGCGCGGCATCGCAGATCTCCTCCTCCAATCCGCCTTGGGCGAGGAAGTAAAAGGGGATTTTAGGGCTCGGTTAAGGGCGTTCCCAATGATCGGCTACGGAAAGGGAAAGGGTTCTTCTTCTCGTTACAGATCGAGCGATCGCTCTGGAAACTACGGAAATCCAGAGATTTTGTGCGAAGGAATAGCGAGATGAGAGAGAAATCgcgagaagagagagaaagggtTGGGTGAAGAAGCTGTTGTCCTTCACTCACGCGAAACGGTGAGATTTTGTTGAAGGGAAATTTGGGAGAAAATTTTTAGAGAAGAAGAGAATACACAAAAcagtagaaaaataaatataaataataataataaaatagaaatattatatattttattgaaatctATGATCCCACACAACTAAAACGACGACGTAGATACGCTAAACGACACCGTCTACTGCTGCTTCCGTTACGGATACACGTGTCTTCTGCGTCTATCTTACTCTCTTCGACAACCTTTTACTTCTTAATATTatacaatataataaattaatttttttagaagtaaataaaaaatagataatattttataaaaaataaatatcattaCATCTGTaacaaagttataaaaaaaaaattgtttaaggaaaaaataaatttgtacgGTTATACAAATTAAcagtatatttaaattttatcattattattaagcttaaattttattttagtgttAGATAtcaatgatttatttattttattatttgatattactTTTTCAGATACCAAAACTTTAAGGTTGATTTGATGGTACCCAGTTCAAAAAAATAGATATTAGGGACTTGAGtttatactcttttttttatattattaataattatagagTTTTAATTATATGATCATAACTATGGTAGTATAATatagtaatattttaatttataaactcAAATGGAAGCATGGTATAATATGTTCCTTTTATGGAGATGGATGATGACTTTTGTGTATAATTAACATTGCAGCTACTAATTTTGCATGACATGCCAAGTCTTTGTTTGATGTATATGGAGTAGCAAATGATGGGCCTCTTCAATTATCCTGGGGTTATACTATTTTCTGCtactataattaattaatttcctAATATTATGAgggtttttttattgaaatattttataaatatagatGTTGAGACATTAATTCTGATGTTTGTTAGAAGAATTTTAGTAGATTctcattgaaataaattatgtaTATGCAGTTTTTGTTTTCATGTTATTGTCCTAAGAAAATATGGGAAGTTATTAATTGAATATTTCATtatacttttgtttttttagtttaattatcTTGAACTTTAAAAAGtatttacaaaaaatataaacaaattaacaaaacatatttaaaaaccTAGTAGAATAGTTAGATTTAGTTTATCGAATGAGACTAGGTTTAGGAGTAGAATAATTAGCTTTAATTTATTGAATGGGATTATGTTTAGGGGATGCTAGAATTTCAAAATTGTACAATGATTTTTGTATGACTAAAATGAGTTGAAATTGTTTGAACATGAAATTTGTGCAGTGAGTGGACGTGTTTGTGCAATTTAAACTTGTTGAAAATGTGCATAATGATAACTTTCActtttgagttgattttaaaagataatgcaaaattataatttcaacATAATCTGTGAATTATATCCAATGTGTTAATATTACTCTTATACTTAAATTTGCTTCACAAATTGTAATGTGTTTAGCAAAATCTTTCTAAATTTGCTTAGCAAATTGAAGTTCGCCCAACAAATTTAGACTCAAActcaaaaattattaaatgacGCATAGGATTTTAATTCGCCAAGTGATACAATTCTTCTCAATAAATTTTTCATGTTTCTTAATGTTATATTTGATTGAACATATTAAGGAATGTTTATGAATTAGCTGACAAGTGAATATAAAAAACTTATAATATGCTAAAATCGAATTGTTTAAGTCATATGCCTAGGATGATGTGTTGTGGAAAATAGacaaaatatataagaaaaatgagTTGAATTGtgtatttaagatttttaaaaaaatttcacaaagTAGTGTTTGATAAGAGTGAtcataaaatttttaatattggATAAACGAACTGTCAGATAGTTTCTCGCAAGAGATGCGTTTGACGAACCTCACCTGACGCAACTTGAAGAGGAAAGATGCATATCAAAAAGACTTTTTAATACTTGAAAATACATAATATGTACTTTAAAAAGACAAGAGTTAAGAGATATTTATGTAATGAacttttatattggttcataTCATACTATGTCCAATTATTGATCAACACGATCAAGTTCCACTAATGCAGGTTAACATTTCAAGGTACATGATAGATGTTATTTAGACTTAACCACTTATAACTACACAATAAGTACTTTTTTTGGATACAACCACTCCTAGCTAAACACATAAAGTATTCTCTGTACACAACCACTTTTAGAAATCAACAAGTCTTGTCATATGAGGATGTATTTTCTAAAGAGGGGACTATGTCATGATGAGAACATGGTAATGTGATGGGAGCAGATCTCCGAGTGCTATTTTTTATACACTGGTTTTACGGAAATAGAATAAAGTGTCTATGTGTGAATGTTAGTGGATTTCTGGCATGAGTTATGTTTAACATGTGGAAAATTATAgacaaattgattttataatacATGAAAGGTTATAATTGTATTCAATAATTAGCATGAAGTGTGATGTTACATATGTGgtgaaacaaattaaaatatattataatattattgaatGATTATCAATTATAGAAAtgtattgaaatttaaaaaatactagtTTACTGTTAACTATCGTTTTGCTgccaaattaaaatgatttcaaCATAAACTTGTCTAAAGTTAGAGATATGatatagtataattgtggtcagATGTCCAAGGTCGTTTTTCAACAagttcaataataaaattagatcaattttaatgtaaaaatacattgttcaataatatatacgttgaagaaaacaaacatttaattaatataatggaGAATGAAACTATTAATCGTGATATAGTATtagtttattatataaaaagttaagatcaaataaatatactaataataaattattcaaatcaaaccacaaaaactagtttaatttgatttagattttttttttcaattttaaactgAATCACataatttttatgtttgtttCGAATGTATTTTATCCAAAATTTGAACCAAATCACATAGTAAATGTCTCTTATATTCATCCACACgtgttttataaatttaattttgttttataatttatcgtattaatttgttaataatttattttgttaagaccaattaaaatattaaaaatataacatcagttaaaaataaagatattttatagtatacttaaaaaaaatatacaagttttaaatattaacaaaataaattaaagttgtataaacaataaaaaattatttatttattaaatccATGTAATTTTCTAGAATGCATTTAACCAAAGaaaaatttcaaaactaataaatCCTTAGTTTTGATTGCACATGCACAATATTTCACATTAGAAGTCAAACAGGAAACTAAAATTGAAgcaatttaacttttaatttttagacAAATGAATCAATTAAGTTTTTAGGCAATTTGTcattgaaatttttaatttgatgtAATGAACCATTTAACTTTGCAATTTGAAACTGAATATCTCtgtattaaaataatttgaagaatttgatttaattgctttgattggaaattaattacataattaaattGTATACAAATTAATTGAATAGGGTATAAATGTAGAAGGAGGTGCATAAATAGATTATGTCCATGATGTATAATTAACTATACCTAAAGTCATAATTATTCACCTCTTAGCACCTCTTCAACAATTATGGAATAGTTCTTATGTTAAAACtttatgttttataaatatattttttaaggtaaaaactttgtgttttaatatatattttaaaaaataaattatttaaatttaaaatgccaaacaatgttttttatatattatttatagttaatttgtcaaacaaattatttatttcttttatttcgtGTTTGTTACGAACATGAGACATTTTAcatgtttaaattaaatttagttcCTGCTACATTGTTTTCATTTACACATTACTcttttttaaacaatatttaaatttgaattctaattcaaatttctcatattacaattttgtttttgctttttttttatattcgtatgtaaataaaattaaagatgaTCATATCATTATTGAATCTCTAATCATTATTAGAAGTACTATTATTTAATGAGTATGCAAAATGcataatgacttttttttttctcctcccttttttgtttatttctaaatattttgGTTTAATAAATCTCTCATATAACCCTATTATGAActctttcttcattttttttctttaattccaTTTTCTTCCATCTGATTTAATTgcaacattattttaattagttgatTTTGATACATACATTTTAAAAAGAGCTATTTCACTGTCTTTAATTTTGATTGCTCGATTATATTTCAAGTATACACGAAAACTAGATAATTTTTATCTAATTGTTAGCTtaccatttaattttttaatattttgatgtGTCAAATTTATTAATTGTTTAGTTTAAGGTTGGATAATGTTTTCTCATAAATTACTTTGTTTATTTAAATCCAACATTAGTAATAATTAATCAGATatcaattagttttttttttatcaacaataagaATTGAATAACAGGAATCACTTAAGGGGTGATTCAACCTTAAACATACCTATACAATATAATCCAACTTCTTAAGCCACCCAAACCACCACAATGAAAGAGCCCATATTAATCTACCACTAAAAACCACGTATTAGCACATTACAAACCTAGTACAAACTCACTACGAACATATCAAGAAGCAAAAGAGCAACAAGCCTTAGCCACCAACCCAACTACCAACCCAACAACCCACAAAAACCAACATCCAACAAAATACATAAACTATCACCCTAAAAAGTAACAGGCCAATTATATCGAATTCAAACAAGACAAGGGGgcaagacaccaatcagagaagGAAAAGCAAGCAGAAGGTATTTTAGAAGTTACCAGGACCAAGCCTTCAATTGAGCCAAAGTAAAGATTTCTGAAAGATCCACCACACCTTCTTTAAAAATAACCTTGTTCCTATGACATCAAATCTCACTAACCATCGAAATCCACAAGCTTCCCAAGATATAGTTGAAAGGCTTTTTAGCATTACAAAATTACGTGAAATGA
This region includes:
- the LOC137836806 gene encoding uncharacterized protein isoform X3; translation: MHGCAGDQWKHNRHMWPVPANATTDGRKIRAGDCALFKPPRDSPPFIGIIRKLSYDKQESPSLEVHWLYRPADLKLAKGIVLEAAPNEVFYSFHKDETPAASLLHPCKVAFLRKGVELPSGISAFVCRRVYDIENNCLWWLTDKDYLNEQQEEVNQLLDKTKLEMHGAVQSGGRSPKPLNGPASTQSLKSGSDNIQNSSSFGAQGKGKKRERDQGSDSSKKERLFKIEDGDSGQFRPESMLKSEIAKITDKGGLVDFEGVEKLVQLMQPDSADKKIDLPGRIMLVDVIALTDRYDCLGWFVQLRGLPVLDEWLQEVHKGKIGDGNMPKESDKSVDEFLLALLRALDKLPVNLHALQTCNVGKSVNHLRTHKNAEIQRKARSLVDTWKRRVEAEMNMNDSKSGSNRAVSWPAKPANSESPHVGNRKTGGSSDNVVKSPAIQPSLSKSSQSKLSSGEALSKSSSPGSTKSLTTSVGMNSKDQNSKVFVGAATADLPLTPIKEERSSSSSQSQNNSITCSSEHAKTIGSCREDAKSSTAVSMSASKIHGCASRTRKSSNGIHGPGAVGQKEHNSAKISTRNSPTEKVSPTRASHEKSVDQPLADQGNNQRLILRLPNTGRSPSRGASGGSFEEPATTSSKALSPADLNDNQDRRLKTKTECLLTHVSNMINESCDANEALIGDENKGTPIVDERCRAIEDSDKVLETSKPTSLPSGFVSRSGQTYDASLSPMNALVESCVKFSEASSSVSHGDDGMNLLATVAAGEISRSENASPVASPERKSSPAGDEQCSGNDLKLKHSGEAAVRTLSELNGRATGEHPLNTVDSSQIKNELRHPAMTVSRDFPGDGETISSSHDTRINVSSTDLLQNVEGPCLRPETIEDASVTILTPKKESNADAGVSDSKLKPRASSFDDDQKVDHMKEEIIENEKMLVSKPFTNVESENESGEKKPDLTSSVDNENHISVEKATGTGILVQKTSPTAENSESIYLKKELPASGNALMVPMDENADDMKSVVIEPDERRREQDSSSPDDSNDCAEDNMGRKEAIGQCSGSSSVQPDLQTMSRKENEVSKSCEQKLDANPSEVSGERHAYSASGADATVKLDFDLNEGFPFDDASQGEIARQEDPITSSAVHVPCPLPFPISSISGGFHPSITVASAAKGPVIPPENPLRMKGELGWKGSAATSAFRPAEPRKNAEMQSSTNDITSVEVTSIKQSRAPLDFDLNVADERCFEDVGSHGSLESGPHDRSVGLDLDLNRVDDTPEIGSFSISKLDIPSLPSKPSLSSGLSNGGSVSRDFDLNNGLGLEEVGSEVPARSQLMKNSVPFPSAVHSTRTNNAEYGNYSAWFPPGNSYPAITVPPLLPGRGEQSYVSGAGAQRIMGPTGSSPFGPEIYRGSVLSSSPAVAYPSTTAFPYPGFPFETNFPLSSNSFSGSTAFMDSSNVGGLCFPTMTSQPVGPGGVVSSTYPRPYVMSLPGGTSNVIPDSRKWGSQSLDLNSGPGVADTERRDDRLSSGLRQMSVPNTQASIEDHLKMLQMAGAALKRKEPDGGWDAERFGYKQHSRQ
- the LOC137836806 gene encoding uncharacterized protein isoform X1, with the translated sequence MHGCAGDQWKHNRHMWPVPANATTVAIDSSPSQFICKDGRKIRAGDCALFKPPRDSPPFIGIIRKLSYDKQESPSLEVHWLYRPADLKLAKGIVLEAAPNEVFYSFHKDETPAASLLHPCKVAFLRKGVELPSGISAFVCRRVYDIENNCLWWLTDKDYLNEQQEEVNQLLDKTKLEMHGAVQSGGRSPKPLNGPASTQSLKSGSDNIQNSSSFGAQGKGKKRERDQGSDSSKKERLFKIEDGDSGQFRPESMLKSEIAKITDKGGLVDFEGVEKLVQLMQPDSADKKIDLPGRIMLVDVIALTDRYDCLGWFVQLRGLPVLDEWLQEVHKGKIGDGNMPKESDKSVDEFLLALLRALDKLPVNLHALQTCNVGKSVNHLRTHKNAEIQRKARSLVDTWKRRVEAEMNMNDSKSGSNRAVSWPAKPANSESPHVGNRKTGGSSDNVVKSPAIQPSLSKSSQSKLSSGEALSKSSSPGSTKSLTTSVGMNSKDQNSKVFVGAATADLPLTPIKEERSSSSSQSQNNSITCSSEHAKTIGSCREDAKSSTAVSMSASKIHGCASRTRKSSNGIHGPGAVGQKEHNSAKISTRNSPTEKVSPTRASHEKSVDQPLADQGNNQRLILRLPNTGRSPSRGASGGSFEEPATTSSKALSPADLNDNQDRRLKTKTECLLTHVSNMINESCDANEALIGDENKGTPIVDERCRAIEDSDKVLETSKPTSLPSGFVSRSGQTYDASLSPMNALVESCVKFSEASSSVSHGDDGMNLLATVAAGEISRSENASPVASPERKSSPAGDEQCSGNDLKLKHSGEAAVRTLSELNGRATGEHPLNTVDSSQIKNELRHPAMTVSRDFPGDGETISSSHDTRINVSSTDLLQNVEGPCLRPETIEDASVTILTPKKESNADAGVSDSKLKPRASSFDDDQKVDHMKEEIIENEKMLVSKPFTNVESENESGEKKPDLTSSVDNENHISVEKATGTGILVQKTSPTAENSESIYLKKELPASGNALMVPMDENADDMKSVVIEPDERRREQDSSSPDDSNDCAEDNMGRKEAIGQCSGSSSVQPDLQTMSRKENEVSKSCEQKLDANPSEVSGERHAYSASGADATVKLDFDLNEGFPFDDASQGEIARQEDPITSSAVHVPCPLPFPISSISGGFHPSITVASAAKGPVIPPENPLRMKGELGWKGSAATSAFRPAEPRKNAEMQSSTNDITSVEVTSIKQSRAPLDFDLNVADERCFEDVGSHGSLESGPHDRSVGLDLDLNRVDDTPEIGSFSISKLDIPSLPSKPSLSSGLSNGGSVSRDFDLNNGLGLEEVGSEVPARSQLMKNSVPFPSAVHSTRTNNAEYGNYSAWFPPGNSYPAITVPPLLPGRGEQSYVSGAGAQRIMGPTGSSPFGPEIYRGSVLSSSPAVAYPSTTAFPYPGFPFETNFPLSSNSFSGSTAFMDSSNVGGLCFPTMTSQPVGPGGVVSSTYPRPYVMSLPGGTSNVIPDSRKWGSQSLDLNSGPGVADTERRDDRLSSGLRQMSVPNTQASIEDHLKMLQMAGAALKRKEPDGGWDAERFGYKQHSRQ
- the LOC137836806 gene encoding uncharacterized protein isoform X4; the encoded protein is MHGCAGDQWKHNRHMWPVPANATTDGRKIRAGDCALFKPPRDSPPFIGIIRKLSYDKQESPSLEVHWLYRPADLKLAKGIVLEAAPNEVFYSFHKDETPAASLLHPCKVAFLRKGVELPSGISAFVCRRVYDIENNCLWWLTDKDYLNEEVNQLLDKTKLEMHGAVQSGGRSPKPLNGPASTQSLKSGSDNIQNSSSFGAQGKGKKRERDQGSDSSKKERLFKIEDGDSGQFRPESMLKSEIAKITDKGGLVDFEGVEKLVQLMQPDSADKKIDLPGRIMLVDVIALTDRYDCLGWFVQLRGLPVLDEWLQEVHKGKIGDGNMPKESDKSVDEFLLALLRALDKLPVNLHALQTCNVGKSVNHLRTHKNAEIQRKARSLVDTWKRRVEAEMNMNDSKSGSNRAVSWPAKPANSESPHVGNRKTGGSSDNVVKSPAIQPSLSKSSQSKLSSGEALSKSSSPGSTKSLTTSVGMNSKDQNSKVFVGAATADLPLTPIKEERSSSSSQSQNNSITCSSEHAKTIGSCREDAKSSTAVSMSASKIHGCASRTRKSSNGIHGPGAVGQKEHNSAKISTRNSPTEKVSPTRASHEKSVDQPLADQGNNQRLILRLPNTGRSPSRGASGGSFEEPATTSSKALSPADLNDNQDRRLKTKTECLLTHVSNMINESCDANEALIGDENKGTPIVDERCRAIEDSDKVLETSKPTSLPSGFVSRSGQTYDASLSPMNALVESCVKFSEASSSVSHGDDGMNLLATVAAGEISRSENASPVASPERKSSPAGDEQCSGNDLKLKHSGEAAVRTLSELNGRATGEHPLNTVDSSQIKNELRHPAMTVSRDFPGDGETISSSHDTRINVSSTDLLQNVEGPCLRPETIEDASVTILTPKKESNADAGVSDSKLKPRASSFDDDQKVDHMKEEIIENEKMLVSKPFTNVESENESGEKKPDLTSSVDNENHISVEKATGTGILVQKTSPTAENSESIYLKKELPASGNALMVPMDENADDMKSVVIEPDERRREQDSSSPDDSNDCAEDNMGRKEAIGQCSGSSSVQPDLQTMSRKENEVSKSCEQKLDANPSEVSGERHAYSASGADATVKLDFDLNEGFPFDDASQGEIARQEDPITSSAVHVPCPLPFPISSISGGFHPSITVASAAKGPVIPPENPLRMKGELGWKGSAATSAFRPAEPRKNAEMQSSTNDITSVEVTSIKQSRAPLDFDLNVADERCFEDVGSHGSLESGPHDRSVGLDLDLNRVDDTPEIGSFSISKLDIPSLPSKPSLSSGLSNGGSVSRDFDLNNGLGLEEVGSEVPARSQLMKNSVPFPSAVHSTRTNNAEYGNYSAWFPPGNSYPAITVPPLLPGRGEQSYVSGAGAQRIMGPTGSSPFGPEIYRGSVLSSSPAVAYPSTTAFPYPGFPFETNFPLSSNSFSGSTAFMDSSNVGGLCFPTMTSQPVGPGGVVSSTYPRPYVMSLPGGTSNVIPDSRKWGSQSLDLNSGPGVADTERRDDRLSSGLRQMSVPNTQASIEDHLKMLQMAGAALKRKEPDGGWDAERFGYKQHSRQ